A window of Sebastes umbrosus isolate fSebUmb1 chromosome 3, fSebUmb1.pri, whole genome shotgun sequence contains these coding sequences:
- the LOC119484703 gene encoding protein CutA homolog isoform X2: protein MFPLLRTVGLRAFSMASETYMSGTHSAAFVTCPNETVAKELARGIVEKKLAACVNIVPAITSVYEWQGKIEEDNEVLLMIKTRSSKVPALAEFVRSNHPYEVAEVISLPIDQGNPPYLKWIGEVVPE, encoded by the exons ATGTTCCCGCTGCTGAGGACGGTTGGACTGAGGGCGTTTTCCATGGCATCTGAGACGTACATGTCCGGCACGCACTCTGCCGCCTTCGTCACTTGTCCTAACGAGACAGTGGCTAAAGAGTTGGCCAG GGGGATTGTGGAAAAGAAGCTAGCGGCTTGTGTCAACATTGTCCCGGCAATCACATCTGT GTATGAATGGCAGGGTAAGATTGAGGAGGACAATGAAGTGCTGCTG ATGATTAAAACCAGAAGTTCCAAGGTGCCTGCTCTTGCTGAATTTGTCCG CTCCAACCATCCTTATGAGGTGGCCGAGGTTATCAGCCTGCCTATTGACCAGGGCAACCCGCCCTACCTCAAGTGGATAGGAGAAGTAGTCCCCGAGTAA
- the LOC119484703 gene encoding protein CutA homolog isoform X1: MRIELPGAETLRGGSLKALVVTVLLSVFMFPLLRTVGLRAFSMASETYMSGTHSAAFVTCPNETVAKELARGIVEKKLAACVNIVPAITSVYEWQGKIEEDNEVLLMIKTRSSKVPALAEFVRSNHPYEVAEVISLPIDQGNPPYLKWIGEVVPE, from the exons ATGCGTATTGAACTGCCCGGTGCAGAGACACTGCGAGGTGGATCCTTGAAAGCTTTGGttgtg ACAGTGCTGCTGAGTGTGTTTATGTTCCCGCTGCTGAGGACGGTTGGACTGAGGGCGTTTTCCATGGCATCTGAGACGTACATGTCCGGCACGCACTCTGCCGCCTTCGTCACTTGTCCTAACGAGACAGTGGCTAAAGAGTTGGCCAG GGGGATTGTGGAAAAGAAGCTAGCGGCTTGTGTCAACATTGTCCCGGCAATCACATCTGT GTATGAATGGCAGGGTAAGATTGAGGAGGACAATGAAGTGCTGCTG ATGATTAAAACCAGAAGTTCCAAGGTGCCTGCTCTTGCTGAATTTGTCCG CTCCAACCATCCTTATGAGGTGGCCGAGGTTATCAGCCTGCCTATTGACCAGGGCAACCCGCCCTACCTCAAGTGGATAGGAGAAGTAGTCCCCGAGTAA